The Anopheles coluzzii chromosome 2, AcolN3, whole genome shotgun sequence genome window below encodes:
- the LOC120953651 gene encoding uncharacterized protein LOC120953651 yields MDNADQEIDTKQEELRRKKQEKLLAKKAAAREAQNQLYRDHLKRERDFSDQTERAFFADWETLCAQVQSGQLVEELRQQQQCFGTVFDRKNECIRRLVGAQEEVQEIHTKCLARLGNVLDYYIRLKDFLTATVLEHYESESQKLLKEFREEVESKESFSTSQMELLDASLAELLSKMKQDESNDREWLLAANNQNISAQVEKCEIIRDHKFTEMSALYRQLRATLDDYFQTVLYPERQAAYHGLVQRTEDDDKIFNKNCCEMAVLQSKKTQLEHTLKLARIGARRKLRTRHNYRRLLEMKVLLLKKQQQQLDDEHQRCLKWICSFTHQLRKLLAEHFAWGERIAKMALICTQYETEQDQRYAARWYQPKPDAGKRLHQPEAHDGTFDYLIHKINRVEAINIVLREEKFRLKRENDELQTKFKAYCGLHNITAPEKLHLCGREADERTSHP; encoded by the exons ATGGATAACGCAGATCAAGAAATCGATACCAAGCAGGAGGAACTGAGACgcaaaaagcaggaaaagcTGCTCGCCAAGAAGGCCGCTGCACGGGAAGCACAAAATCAACTGTACCGG GACCACCTGAAGCGCGAGCGAGACTTTTCGGACCAAaccgagcgagcgttctttgcgGACTGGGAAACGCTCTGCGCGCAGGTGCAGTCCGGCCAGCTGGTGGAAGAGttacgccagcagcagcaatgctTTGGGACGGTTTTTGACCGCAAAAATGAATGCATCCGTCGGTTGGTGGGCGCACAGGAGGAGGTTCAGGAGATACACACGAAATGTTTGGCCCGGCTGGGGAACGTACTCGACTACTACATCC GGCTCAAGGACTTCCTGACCGCAACGGTGCTGGAGCATTACGAAAGCGAGAGCCAAAAGCTTCTGAAAGAGTTCCGCGAAGAAGTCGAAAGCAAAGAG AGCTTCAGCACCTCCCAGATGGAGTTGCTGGATGCTTCACTTGCGGAACTGTTGtccaaaatgaaacaagaCGAATCGAACGATCGTGAGTGGTTGCTTGCGGCCAACAACCAAAACATAAGTGCA CAAGTGGAAAAGTGCGAAATTATTCGCGATCATAAGTTCACCGAAATGAGTGCCCTCTACCGGCAGCTGCGGGCAACACTTGACGACTACTTCCAAACCGTGCTGTATCCGGAGCGGCAAGCCGCCTACCATGGGCTCGTCCAGCGCACCGAAGATGATGACAAGATCTTCAACAAGAACTGCTGTGAGATGGCGGTACTGCAGAGCAAGAAGACACAGCTTGAGCATACGCTCAAGCTGGCCCGCATCGGGGCAAGAAGAAAGCTACGCACCCGGCACAACTATCGGCGACTGCTGGAGAtgaaggtgctgctgctgaagaaacagcaacagcagctagACGACGAACATCAGCGCTGCCTCAAATGGATCTGTTCCTTCACGCATCAGCTTAGGAAGCTGCTGGCGGAGCATTTTGCTTGGGGTGAAAGAATTGCCAAAATGGCACTGATCTGTACGCAGTACGAGACGGAACAGGATCAACGGTACGCTGCCAGGTGGTACCAGCCGAAACCGGATGCCGGCAAGCGGCTGCATCAACCAGAAGCACACGACGGTACGTTTGATTACTTGATTCACAAAATTAACCGTGTGGAAGCGATCAACATTGTGCTGCGGGAGGAAAAGTTCCGTTTGAAGCGCGAAAATGATGAACTCCAAACCAAATTCAAAGCCTACTGTGGACTGCACAACATCACCGCTCCGGAAAAGCTACACCTGTGTGGTCGCGAAGCAGACGAACGTACGAGTCATCCGTGA
- the LOC120952275 gene encoding sialin-like, whose protein sequence is MDATESSKLSDGINAPMWMFWRRRRYVLVFLAFFGFFNVYSLRVNLSVAIVAMTENRTVQYPNGTIGYEQEFDWDSTTKGYILSSFFYGYIFTQLIGGYISNALGGNYVFGVGVGVTAGLTLLTPLAAHAGFGWLIAVRATEGFFEGVTFPCIHAIWSNWAPPSERSRMATIAFSGVFTGTVASMLLSGVLADTLGWEWVFYILGAFGCLWFVAWMLIVKKSPESDPYITTKEKEFILATLQRSAAGGEKVQHPWRGILTSKAVWALIVSSFSENWGFYTLLTQLPTFLRDTMHFELQAAGFLSALPYLVMGLLLSVAGYLADLCQIRRWLTTTQVRRYFNCGAFLAQTVFMLVGAYILRPAPTLTCITIAVGCGAFAWCGFAVNHLDLSPKSAGVLMGISNTFSTVAGILTPIVSGQLTASGSENEWRTVFYIAAGIYLIGCVTYWFGVSGELQPWSIEAREREREKQRQDGGQGYANEGLVMEQKA, encoded by the exons ATGGATGCTACAGAGAGTAGCAAGCTAAG CGATGGGATCAATGCGCCTATGTGGATGTTTTGGAGACGGCGACGTTACGTGCTGGTGTTTTTGGCATTCTTTGGATTCTTCAATGTGTACTCGCTGCGGGTTAACTTGAGCGTTGCGATAGTGGCAATGACGGAGAACCGGACCGTACAGTACCCGAATGGAACGATCGGATAC GAGCAAGAGTTTGACTGGGACTCCACCACGAAAGGATACATTCTGAGCTCCTTCTTCTATGGCTACATCTTTACGCAGCTTATCGGTGGTTACATCTCCAACGCACTCGGTGGGAACTAT GTCTTTGGCGTTGGAGTTGGTGTTACGGCCGGTCTCACACTGCTCACACCGCTCGCCGCACACGCCGGCTTCGGTTGGCTGATCGCCGTGCGTGCCACCGAAGGCTTCTTCGAGGGTGTAACCTTCCCCTGCATACACGCCATCTGGTCCAACTGGGCACCGCCGAGCGAACGATCGCGCATGGCAACGATCGCATTCTCGGGCGTGTTTACCGGCACCGTCGCATCCATGCTGCTGAGCGGTGTGCTCGCCGACACGCTCGGCTGGGAGTGGGTGTTCTACATACTCGGTGCCTTCGGCTGCCTGTGGTTCGTCGCTTGGATGCTGATCGTTAAAAAGTCACCCGAATCCGATCCCTACATTACCACCAAGGAGAAAGAGTTCATACTGGCCACGCTGCAGCGTTCCGCCGCTGGGGGAGAGAAAGTTCAGCATCCCTGGCGCGGCATCCTCACATCCAAAGCCGTCTGGGCGCTGATCGTGTCGAGCTTTTCGGAAAATTGGGGATTCTACACACTGCTCACCCAGCTGCCTACATTCCTGCGAG ACACGATGCACTTTGAGCTGCAGGCGGCCGGATTCCTTTCCGCACTACCGTACCTCGTGAtggggctgctgctgagcGTTGCCGGCTATCTGGCCGATCTCTGCCAGATCCGGCGCTGGCTCACGACAACCCAGGTCCGCCGGTACTTCAACTGTGGCGCTTTCCTCGCCCAAACCGTGTTCATGCTGGTCGGTGCCTACATCCTGCGCCCGGCCCCCACCCTCACCTGCATCACGATCGCGGTCGGGTGCGGTGCATTCGCCTGGTGCGGGTTCGCCGTCAACCATCTCGACCTGTCGCCGAAAAGTGCCGGCGTGCTGATGGGAATTTCCAACACCTTCTCGACGGTGGCCGGCATCCTCACACCGATCGTGTCCGGGCAGCTGACGGCGAGCGGGAGCGAGAACGAGTGGCGCACCGTGTTCTACATTGCCGCCGGGATCTATCTGATCGGTTGCGTCACCTACTGGTTCGGGGTGTCCGGGGAGCTGCAGCCGTGGTCGATCGAGGCGCGGGAAAGGGAGCGGGAAAAACAGCGCCAGGACGGTGGGCAGGGGTACGCGAACGAGGGGCTGGTGATGGAGCAGAAGgcttag